In Gadus macrocephalus chromosome 11, ASM3116895v1, a single genomic region encodes these proteins:
- the LOC132467673 gene encoding myelin basic protein-like yields the protein MGQHLGKKDPQEDIRAPSPQPEANQKEAAAEEPAIVETDSQDEVFGLGEADVNQNNGHVSEGPAVTDATGAEGPADPEAPAEADDPEGAVPRPHLVRLFSRDAPGREDNTFKDRPSESDELQTIHEHSTAGSECGSESPEQDLE from the exons ATGGGACAGCATTTAGGAAAGAAGGACCCCCAGGAAGACATCAGG GCTCCGTCGCCCCAGCCCGAAGCCAACCAGAAGGAGGCGGCAGCTGAAGAACCAGCAATCGTGGAAACAGACTCGCAAGACGAAGTGTTTG GCCTGGGTGAGGCAGATGTGAACCAGAACAATGGCCACGTCTCGGAGGGGCCAGCGGTGACTGACGCCACGGGCGCTGAGGGCCCCGCCGACCCCGAGGCCCCCGCCGAGGCGGACGACCCGGAGGGCGCCGTGCCACGCCCCCACCTGGTCCGCCTCTTTTCCCGAGATGCGCCGGGGCGGGAGGACAACACCTTCAAAGACCGCCCCTCCGAGTCAGATGAGCTGCAGACCATCCACGAGCACAGCACAGCGGGTTCAGAGTGCGGTTCGGAAAGCCCTGAGCAGGACCTAGAGTAG
- the LOC132467674 gene encoding myelin basic protein-like isoform X7 — protein MASASSSAQAAFGLGRKKKTPTLMDQIGTFFGGDKKRKSKGSFRGALSPAPQKSTAASPRKRGTENAVVTFFRTIVSPAPPKSRKSQPKAKKAAAGDGKGSLTKIFKM, from the exons ATGGCCTCCGCAAGCAGCTCCGCTCAGGCAGCCTTCGGGCTGGGCAGGAAAAAGAAGACCCCCACCCTCATGGATCAGATCGGGACCTTCTTTGGAGGggacaagaagaggaagagcaag gggTCCTTCCGTGGAGCTCTGTCCCCCGCCCCCCAGAAATCCACCGCCGCCTCTCCCCGTAAGCGCGGCACCGAGAACGCCGTGGTGACGTTCTTCAGAACTATT GTGTCCCCTGCCCCACCCAAGTCTAGG AAGTCACAGCCAAAAGCAAAGAAGGCCGCCGCCGGGGACGGTAAAGGCAGCCTGACCAAGATCTTCAAAATG TGA
- the LOC132467674 gene encoding myelin basic protein-like isoform X4, with amino-acid sequence MASASSSAQAAFGLGRKKKTPTLMDQIGTFFGGDKKRKSKGSFRGALSPAPQKSTAASPRKRGTENAVVTFFRTIVSPAPPKSRKSQPKAKKAAAGDGKGSLTKIFKMGSRSASPAKR; translated from the exons ATGGCCTCCGCAAGCAGCTCCGCTCAGGCAGCCTTCGGGCTGGGCAGGAAAAAGAAGACCCCCACCCTCATGGATCAGATCGGGACCTTCTTTGGAGGggacaagaagaggaagagcaag gggTCCTTCCGTGGAGCTCTGTCCCCCGCCCCCCAGAAATCCACCGCCGCCTCTCCCCGTAAGCGCGGCACCGAGAACGCCGTGGTGACGTTCTTCAGAACTATT GTGTCCCCTGCCCCACCCAAGTCTAGG AAGTCACAGCCAAAAGCAAAGAAGGCCGCCGCCGGGGACGGTAAAGGCAGCCTGACCAAGATCTTCAAAATG GGAAGCAGAAGTGCTTCACCAGCCAAGCGCTGA
- the LOC132467674 gene encoding myelin basic protein-like isoform X1 yields MASASSSAQAAFGLGRKKKTPTLMDQIGTFFGGDKKRKSKGSFRGALSPAPQKSTAASPRKRGTENAVVTFFRTIVSPAPPKSRWTGMAAKMGLGSQKSQPKAKKAAAGDGKGSLTKIFKMGSRSASPAKR; encoded by the exons ATGGCCTCCGCAAGCAGCTCCGCTCAGGCAGCCTTCGGGCTGGGCAGGAAAAAGAAGACCCCCACCCTCATGGATCAGATCGGGACCTTCTTTGGAGGggacaagaagaggaagagcaag gggTCCTTCCGTGGAGCTCTGTCCCCCGCCCCCCAGAAATCCACCGCCGCCTCTCCCCGTAAGCGCGGCACCGAGAACGCCGTGGTGACGTTCTTCAGAACTATT GTGTCCCCTGCCCCACCCAAGTCTAGG TGGACTGGAATGGCAGCTAAGATGGGCCTG GGGAGCCAGAAGTCACAGCCAAAAGCAAAGAAGGCCGCCGCCGGGGACGGTAAAGGCAGCCTGACCAAGATCTTCAAAATG GGAAGCAGAAGTGCTTCACCAGCCAAGCGCTGA
- the LOC132467674 gene encoding myelin basic protein-like isoform X3 codes for MASASSSAQAAFGLGRKKKTPTLMDQIGTFFGGDKKRKSKGSFRGALSPAPQKSTAASPRKRGTENAVVTFFRTIVSPAPPKSRGSQKSQPKAKKAAAGDGKGSLTKIFKMGSRSASPAKR; via the exons ATGGCCTCCGCAAGCAGCTCCGCTCAGGCAGCCTTCGGGCTGGGCAGGAAAAAGAAGACCCCCACCCTCATGGATCAGATCGGGACCTTCTTTGGAGGggacaagaagaggaagagcaag gggTCCTTCCGTGGAGCTCTGTCCCCCGCCCCCCAGAAATCCACCGCCGCCTCTCCCCGTAAGCGCGGCACCGAGAACGCCGTGGTGACGTTCTTCAGAACTATT GTGTCCCCTGCCCCACCCAAGTCTAGG GGGAGCCAGAAGTCACAGCCAAAAGCAAAGAAGGCCGCCGCCGGGGACGGTAAAGGCAGCCTGACCAAGATCTTCAAAATG GGAAGCAGAAGTGCTTCACCAGCCAAGCGCTGA
- the LOC132467674 gene encoding myelin basic protein-like isoform X5 — translation MASASSSAQAAFGLGRKKKTPTLMDQIGTFFGGDKKRKSKGSFRGALSPAPQKSTAASPRKRGTENAVVTFFRTIGSQKSQPKAKKAAAGDGKGSLTKIFKMGSRSASPAKR, via the exons ATGGCCTCCGCAAGCAGCTCCGCTCAGGCAGCCTTCGGGCTGGGCAGGAAAAAGAAGACCCCCACCCTCATGGATCAGATCGGGACCTTCTTTGGAGGggacaagaagaggaagagcaag gggTCCTTCCGTGGAGCTCTGTCCCCCGCCCCCCAGAAATCCACCGCCGCCTCTCCCCGTAAGCGCGGCACCGAGAACGCCGTGGTGACGTTCTTCAGAACTATT GGGAGCCAGAAGTCACAGCCAAAAGCAAAGAAGGCCGCCGCCGGGGACGGTAAAGGCAGCCTGACCAAGATCTTCAAAATG GGAAGCAGAAGTGCTTCACCAGCCAAGCGCTGA
- the LOC132467674 gene encoding myelin basic protein-like isoform X6, whose protein sequence is MASASSSAQAAFGLGRKKKTPTLMDQIGTFFGGDKKRKSKGSFRGALSPAPQKSTAASPRKRGTENAVVTFFRTIVSPAPPKSRGSQKSQPKAKKAAAGDGKGSLTKIFKM, encoded by the exons ATGGCCTCCGCAAGCAGCTCCGCTCAGGCAGCCTTCGGGCTGGGCAGGAAAAAGAAGACCCCCACCCTCATGGATCAGATCGGGACCTTCTTTGGAGGggacaagaagaggaagagcaag gggTCCTTCCGTGGAGCTCTGTCCCCCGCCCCCCAGAAATCCACCGCCGCCTCTCCCCGTAAGCGCGGCACCGAGAACGCCGTGGTGACGTTCTTCAGAACTATT GTGTCCCCTGCCCCACCCAAGTCTAGG GGGAGCCAGAAGTCACAGCCAAAAGCAAAGAAGGCCGCCGCCGGGGACGGTAAAGGCAGCCTGACCAAGATCTTCAAAATG TGA
- the LOC132467674 gene encoding myelin basic protein-like isoform X2: MASASSSAQAAFGLGRKKKTPTLMDQIGTFFGGDKKRKSKGSFRGALSPAPQKSTAASPRKRGTENAVVTFFRTIVSPAPPKSRWTGMAAKMGLGSQKSQPKAKKAAAGDGKGSLTKIFKM, encoded by the exons ATGGCCTCCGCAAGCAGCTCCGCTCAGGCAGCCTTCGGGCTGGGCAGGAAAAAGAAGACCCCCACCCTCATGGATCAGATCGGGACCTTCTTTGGAGGggacaagaagaggaagagcaag gggTCCTTCCGTGGAGCTCTGTCCCCCGCCCCCCAGAAATCCACCGCCGCCTCTCCCCGTAAGCGCGGCACCGAGAACGCCGTGGTGACGTTCTTCAGAACTATT GTGTCCCCTGCCCCACCCAAGTCTAGG TGGACTGGAATGGCAGCTAAGATGGGCCTG GGGAGCCAGAAGTCACAGCCAAAAGCAAAGAAGGCCGCCGCCGGGGACGGTAAAGGCAGCCTGACCAAGATCTTCAAAATG TGA